In the genome of Cystobacter ferrugineus, one region contains:
- a CDS encoding isochorismatase family protein has product MPTFRLQRDRISLLVVDVQERLCGAMAQDALERMLNRVNAAIEGARALELPVFVTEQYPKGLGPTHSLVKARLGNVSAVEKREFSACVPEVVTGLGAREQVLVVGMETHVCVFQTVRTLVERGFTPFVCSDAVLSRHPEDRRAGLEACRDVGARLITVELALFDLLGSADAPEFKKISAAVR; this is encoded by the coding sequence ATGCCTACCTTCCGGCTCCAGAGGGATCGGATCTCGCTGCTCGTCGTCGATGTCCAGGAGCGGCTGTGCGGTGCCATGGCCCAGGACGCGCTCGAGCGGATGCTCAACCGCGTCAACGCCGCCATCGAGGGCGCCCGGGCGCTGGAACTGCCCGTGTTCGTCACCGAGCAGTACCCCAAGGGCCTGGGGCCCACGCACTCCCTGGTGAAGGCGCGTCTGGGGAACGTCTCCGCCGTGGAGAAGCGGGAGTTCAGCGCCTGCGTGCCCGAGGTGGTGACGGGGCTCGGCGCCCGCGAGCAGGTGCTGGTCGTGGGCATGGAGACCCACGTGTGTGTCTTCCAGACGGTGCGCACGCTGGTGGAGCGGGGCTTCACGCCGTTCGTCTGCTCGGACGCGGTGCTCTCGCGCCACCCCGAGGATCGGCGCGCGGGCCTGGAGGCCTGCCGTGACGTGGGCGCTCGCCTCATCACGGTGGAACTGGCGCTCTTCGATCTGCTCGGGAGCGCGGACGCCCCCGAGTTCAAGAAGATCTCCGCCGCGGTGCGCTGA
- a CDS encoding metal ABC transporter ATP-binding protein has translation MDNEPVVTEAEHKHSHEHTKDVLLCCEDLVIGYDGKPMLPPVDFQVRRGTFLAVIGRNGSGKSTWFKTLLGLLPPVSGRVFRSSPHVKSAYVPQTTGIDALLPVRAGELVRWGRMSGWNFMWPFGARGDRRAVERALDTAGALSIAHRPYRELSEGQKQRALLARVLATEADLVLLDEPTAAMDAVAERETMKRLAELAHGQGLAVVVVSHDLRVAAESADQLLFVDRETKSVVLGDADTVFCHPAFRRQYGDEYCPRHPPSGHPRGPTAG, from the coding sequence GTGGACAATGAGCCCGTGGTGACGGAAGCGGAGCACAAGCACTCGCACGAGCACACGAAGGACGTGCTGCTGTGCTGCGAGGATCTGGTGATCGGCTACGACGGCAAGCCGATGCTGCCGCCGGTGGATTTCCAGGTGCGCCGAGGCACCTTCCTGGCGGTCATCGGCCGCAACGGCTCGGGCAAGAGCACGTGGTTCAAGACGTTGCTGGGCCTCTTGCCGCCGGTGTCTGGCCGGGTGTTCCGCTCCAGCCCGCACGTGAAGAGCGCGTACGTGCCGCAGACCACGGGCATCGACGCGCTGCTGCCCGTGCGCGCGGGGGAGCTGGTGCGCTGGGGGCGGATGTCCGGGTGGAACTTCATGTGGCCTTTCGGCGCGCGCGGGGATCGGCGCGCGGTGGAGCGGGCGCTGGACACCGCCGGGGCCCTGTCCATCGCCCATCGCCCCTACCGCGAGCTGTCCGAGGGACAGAAGCAGCGTGCCCTGCTCGCGCGTGTGCTCGCCACCGAGGCGGACCTGGTGCTGCTCGACGAGCCCACGGCCGCCATGGACGCGGTGGCCGAGCGCGAGACGATGAAGCGTCTGGCGGAGCTGGCGCATGGACAGGGGCTCGCGGTGGTGGTGGTGAGCCACGACCTGCGCGTGGCCGCCGAGTCCGCCGATCAGCTCCTCTTCGTGGATCGGGAGACCAAGTCCGTGGTCCTGGGCGACGCGGACACGGTCTTCTGCCATCCTGCCTTCCGCCGCCAGTACGGCGACGAGTACTGCCCCCGTCATCCGCCCTCAGGACATCCTCGTGGACCCACAGCCGGTTAG
- a CDS encoding CBS domain-containing protein, with the protein MTAPVKSVSLDTPLSEIALLLADAHIAGTPVTDDEGRVLGIISEPDILNALLADQPLDTTARELMTSPVHTVNEFETTDEVMALFRKHGVHHLPVVREEQLLGIITPADVIRYLARDLDEPPRVG; encoded by the coding sequence ATGACCGCGCCCGTGAAGTCCGTCTCCCTGGACACTCCTCTCTCGGAGATCGCCCTGCTGCTGGCCGATGCCCACATCGCCGGCACACCGGTGACGGACGACGAGGGACGCGTGCTGGGCATCATCAGCGAGCCCGACATCCTCAATGCCCTCCTGGCGGACCAGCCGCTGGACACCACGGCGCGCGAGCTGATGACCTCGCCCGTACACACGGTGAACGAATTCGAGACCACCGACGAGGTGATGGCACTCTTTCGCAAGCACGGCGTCCACCACCTGCCCGTGGTGCGTGAGGAGCAGTTGCTGGGCATCATCACCCCCGCGGACGTCATCCGCTACCTCGCCAGGGATCTCGACGAGCCACCCCGGGTGGGTTGA
- a CDS encoding sigma-70 family RNA polymerase sigma factor, giving the protein MATRTMKYGAEGLSHYLRHLGDHSQLTREQEYELAGRARKGDEAARQTLATSNLAFVVAVAKKFANRGARLDDLIQEGNVGLMKAIEHFDPKKNVRFATYAVWWIRAYITRYLKDNRSQVRGGEAERGSMMDFSLDASIDEEGETTFLDRLEDSGPSPQAIFLSREQDGEVQEALAKVRKRIGDLGWDILQERLTQDKPRTLEELGQRWGVSRERVRQVELKTKNFLERYLAAFNQDEEFDAVNPADAA; this is encoded by the coding sequence ATGGCAACCAGGACGATGAAGTACGGAGCCGAGGGCCTTTCGCACTATCTGCGTCACCTCGGGGATCACTCGCAGTTGACCCGGGAGCAGGAGTACGAACTGGCCGGTCGTGCCCGCAAGGGCGATGAGGCGGCGCGGCAGACGCTCGCCACGAGCAACCTGGCGTTCGTGGTGGCGGTCGCCAAGAAGTTCGCCAACCGTGGGGCTCGTCTGGATGACCTCATCCAGGAGGGCAACGTGGGCTTGATGAAGGCCATCGAGCACTTCGACCCGAAGAAGAACGTGCGTTTCGCCACCTACGCGGTGTGGTGGATCCGCGCCTACATCACCCGCTACCTCAAGGACAACCGCAGCCAGGTGCGCGGCGGCGAGGCCGAGCGCGGCAGCATGATGGACTTCTCGCTCGACGCGAGCATCGACGAGGAAGGCGAGACGACCTTCCTGGATCGGCTGGAGGATTCGGGGCCGTCGCCCCAGGCCATCTTCCTGTCGCGCGAGCAGGATGGGGAGGTTCAGGAGGCCCTGGCCAAGGTGCGCAAACGCATTGGCGATCTGGGCTGGGACATCCTCCAGGAGCGGCTCACGCAGGACAAACCGCGCACGCTGGAGGAGCTGGGCCAGCGCTGGGGTGTGTCGCGCGAGCGCGTGCGGCAGGTGGAGCTCAAGACGAAGAACTTCCTCGAGCGCTACCTGGCGGCCTTCAACCAGGACGAGGAGTTCGACGCCGTCAACCCGGCCGACGCCGCCTGA
- a CDS encoding zinc-regulated TonB-dependent outer membrane receptor encodes MSLPSCRLAGIIACLSLSLPLSASAQDPAAPPSSSPETPASSEDAGLSADDLKDIESALGQDAAAAQAGTPPAATTPPASSNPSGVVISPSNINFRGLELSFILDVAGAAFSSKEPLQSGGHDPTANGFNLQQLEMSLNTAVDPYFRFTGNIVFSQFGVEVEEAYAATTALPANLQLRAGQFLTLFGRLNSTHPHSWDFVDQPFALGRVFGGEGNRGLGVEASWLSPLPWYLEVVGSVTDASGGSTARSFLGAGGGGVSSPLDFQFTGAVKQFFPLTDELSLVWGLSAADGPTPTGYRNRADVFGTDVYLKYRPLAGGSTTIVALQGELFYRRRQVPQDVLSDVSGYGQVLWRFSQRWAAAGRYEFGTPARDLEGAIANDALDPDWTANRQRISANVTFWPTEFSRLRLQAATDLVGWREEPDTSVFLALEVVMGAHGAHSF; translated from the coding sequence GTGTCCCTTCCTTCATGCCGGCTCGCCGGCATCATCGCCTGTCTGTCATTGTCCCTCCCGCTGTCCGCGTCCGCGCAGGACCCGGCCGCGCCTCCCTCCTCTTCCCCGGAGACCCCCGCCTCCTCCGAGGACGCGGGGCTGTCCGCCGACGATTTGAAGGACATCGAGTCGGCACTCGGCCAGGACGCCGCCGCCGCCCAGGCGGGCACGCCCCCCGCCGCGACCACGCCCCCCGCCAGCTCCAATCCCAGTGGGGTGGTGATCAGCCCGAGCAACATCAACTTCCGCGGACTGGAGCTGTCCTTCATCCTCGACGTGGCGGGGGCCGCCTTCAGCTCGAAGGAACCCCTGCAGTCGGGCGGGCATGATCCCACCGCCAACGGCTTCAACCTCCAGCAGTTGGAGATGTCGCTGAACACGGCGGTGGACCCCTACTTCCGATTCACCGGCAACATCGTCTTCAGCCAGTTCGGCGTCGAAGTGGAGGAGGCGTACGCCGCCACCACCGCCCTGCCCGCCAACCTCCAGCTCCGCGCCGGCCAGTTCCTCACCCTCTTCGGCCGGCTCAACTCCACCCACCCGCATAGCTGGGACTTCGTGGACCAGCCCTTCGCGCTCGGCCGCGTCTTCGGCGGTGAGGGCAACCGCGGACTGGGCGTGGAGGCCTCCTGGCTCTCGCCGCTGCCCTGGTACCTGGAGGTCGTCGGCTCCGTCACCGATGCCAGCGGCGGGAGCACCGCGCGCAGCTTCCTCGGCGCGGGAGGCGGAGGGGTCAGCTCACCGCTCGACTTCCAGTTCACCGGCGCGGTGAAGCAGTTCTTCCCGCTGACGGATGAGCTGTCGCTCGTCTGGGGCCTGTCCGCCGCCGATGGGCCCACCCCCACCGGCTACCGCAACCGCGCCGACGTGTTCGGCACCGACGTGTACCTCAAGTACCGGCCCCTCGCCGGAGGCAGCACCACCATCGTGGCCCTCCAGGGCGAGCTGTTCTACCGGCGCCGGCAGGTGCCCCAGGACGTGCTCTCGGATGTCAGCGGGTACGGCCAGGTCCTCTGGCGCTTCTCCCAGCGGTGGGCCGCCGCCGGCCGCTACGAGTTCGGCACGCCCGCGCGCGACCTCGAGGGCGCCATCGCCAACGACGCGCTCGACCCCGACTGGACGGCCAACCGCCAGCGCATCTCGGCCAACGTCACCTTCTGGCCCACCGAGTTCTCCCGCCTGCGCCTGCAAGCCGCCACGGACCTCGTCGGCTGGCGGGAGGAGCCGGACACCTCGGTCTTCCTCGCACTCGAAGTGGTGATGGGCGCGCACGGCGCTCACTCCTTCTGA
- the folE gene encoding GTP cyclohydrolase I, whose product MGNRRVTKEGARAVKPDRAAMAVAIQDFLRAAGLSQEADPNLHETPERVAEAWATEFLDGYAQTPEEALGELIRAPRGSSGELVVVTDLRFQSMCPHHLLPVEGRAHVAYVPAKWVVGFGRLGTLVDCFAHRLILQEDMAREVAASLSRVLGSPATACIIEAEQACLRIRGPRQRDARTHAEAYEGLLRRDGAMRRELWTRLALPRR is encoded by the coding sequence ATGGGAAATCGCCGAGTCACGAAGGAGGGGGCGCGGGCCGTGAAGCCGGATCGGGCCGCCATGGCCGTGGCCATCCAGGACTTCCTGCGCGCGGCGGGCCTCTCCCAGGAGGCGGATCCCAACCTGCACGAGACCCCGGAGCGGGTGGCGGAGGCGTGGGCGACGGAGTTCCTCGATGGCTATGCCCAGACGCCCGAGGAGGCGCTGGGAGAGTTGATTCGCGCGCCGCGGGGCTCGTCCGGAGAGCTGGTGGTGGTGACGGACCTGCGCTTCCAGTCCATGTGTCCGCACCACCTGCTGCCCGTGGAGGGGCGGGCCCATGTGGCCTATGTCCCGGCGAAGTGGGTGGTGGGCTTCGGGCGGCTGGGCACGCTGGTGGACTGCTTCGCGCACCGGCTCATCCTCCAGGAGGACATGGCACGCGAGGTGGCCGCGTCGTTGTCGCGCGTGCTCGGCAGCCCCGCCACCGCCTGCATCATCGAGGCGGAGCAGGCGTGCCTGCGCATCCGTGGGCCCCGGCAGCGTGATGCGCGCACGCACGCGGAGGCCTATGAAGGTTTGTTGCGACGGGACGGAGCCATGCGCCGGGAGTTGTGGACGCGCCTGGCGCTCCCGCGCCGATGA
- a CDS encoding tetratricopeptide repeat protein translates to MLARYLRAEEPALFPISPWDETPDLELPTPRLREGLGRAHIPVSTREPLAQAWFDQGLRLLHLGWRSESRRAFAEAARRDPELAMAWWGLALTRGAGARCATARAEAIHRALALSEGVTDAEQRYIVAATFLADKGPANGRHGFVREMEGLIDRFPEDAEARLLLAGFLADGYESDGRPGPGQPYAQALVRELLRTHPHHEGVHHAWVQLMEDSARPGEAVESARRLRLLVPQVGTALLSAGRLLLRTGHTHDARETLEAAVAVEDAWLQQEGIPGAGASVAGQALRLLVQACADAGRYGEAQGWARRLRARVEDVTPQLGQSLVFAAGALSGLHLRFGFWRAAAEMRVELPEGSRPAEQVLLRGMETYARGLRALEMGKLTEAERACEALDALSLSLAEERKGDGRLLCPRDVARVVELAGCELRGALESRQGDPARAEATLIRSMRLERRLRGAGPTPFSRQARETLARARIRAGRADKAVDLAESLVRERPGSGHAWLLLAEVHVARGDREAAARALASCLECWRSADAHLSEIQRARLFRAERVELGGGEAANASC, encoded by the coding sequence ATGTTGGCGCGATACCTTCGAGCCGAGGAACCCGCTCTCTTCCCCATCTCTCCCTGGGACGAGACTCCGGATCTGGAGCTGCCCACCCCCCGCCTTCGCGAGGGCCTGGGGCGCGCGCACATCCCGGTGAGCACCCGCGAGCCCCTGGCCCAGGCCTGGTTCGATCAAGGGCTGCGCCTGCTGCACCTGGGCTGGCGGAGCGAGTCGCGGCGGGCCTTCGCGGAGGCCGCGCGGAGGGATCCGGAGCTGGCCATGGCCTGGTGGGGTCTGGCCCTGACGCGAGGCGCCGGCGCCCGGTGCGCCACGGCGCGCGCGGAGGCCATCCATCGGGCACTCGCGCTCAGCGAGGGCGTGACGGACGCGGAGCAGCGCTACATCGTCGCGGCCACCTTCCTGGCCGACAAGGGCCCCGCCAACGGCCGCCATGGTTTCGTGCGCGAGATGGAGGGCCTCATCGATCGTTTCCCCGAGGACGCCGAGGCCCGGCTGCTGCTCGCGGGCTTCCTCGCGGACGGGTACGAGTCGGATGGGCGCCCCGGGCCGGGCCAGCCCTATGCGCAGGCGCTCGTGCGCGAGCTGCTGCGCACGCACCCGCACCACGAAGGGGTGCACCATGCCTGGGTGCAGTTGATGGAGGACAGTGCGCGTCCCGGTGAGGCGGTGGAGAGCGCGCGCCGCCTGCGCCTGCTCGTTCCCCAGGTGGGCACGGCCCTGTTGAGCGCCGGCCGGCTCCTGCTGCGCACCGGCCACACCCACGACGCCCGCGAGACGCTGGAGGCGGCGGTGGCGGTGGAGGACGCCTGGCTCCAGCAGGAGGGCATCCCCGGCGCCGGCGCGTCCGTGGCGGGCCAGGCGCTGCGCCTGCTCGTCCAGGCGTGCGCCGACGCGGGGCGCTACGGCGAGGCCCAGGGGTGGGCGCGACGCCTGCGGGCCCGGGTGGAGGACGTGACGCCGCAGCTCGGCCAGTCGCTCGTGTTCGCCGCGGGCGCGCTCTCCGGCCTGCACCTGCGCTTTGGTTTCTGGCGCGCGGCGGCGGAGATGCGCGTGGAGCTGCCCGAGGGCTCGCGCCCGGCCGAACAGGTGCTGCTGCGCGGCATGGAGACCTATGCCCGCGGCCTGCGCGCCCTGGAGATGGGCAAGCTCACCGAGGCGGAGCGCGCATGCGAGGCGCTCGACGCGCTGAGCCTGTCGCTCGCGGAGGAGCGCAAGGGGGATGGCCGCCTGCTGTGCCCGCGCGACGTCGCCCGGGTGGTGGAGCTGGCCGGGTGCGAGCTGCGCGGCGCCCTGGAGTCCCGGCAGGGAGATCCCGCCCGGGCCGAGGCCACGCTCATCCGCTCCATGCGCCTGGAGCGCCGGCTGCGCGGCGCGGGCCCCACTCCCTTCTCCCGACAGGCCCGCGAGACGCTCGCCCGCGCCCGGATCCGCGCCGGCCGCGCGGACAAGGCGGTCGACCTGGCCGAGTCGCTCGTGAGGGAGCGGCCCGGCAGCGGGCATGCCTGGCTCCTGCTGGCCGAGGTGCACGTCGCCCGGGGCGATCGGGAAGCGGCGGCCAGGGCCCTCGCCTCGTGCCTGGAGTGCTGGCGGAGCGCGGATGCCCACCTGTCGGAGATCCAACGCGCCCGGCTCTTCCGCGCCGAGCGGGTGGAGCTCGGTGGGGGAGAAGCGGCCAACGCCTCGTGCTGA
- a CDS encoding metal ABC transporter permease produces the protein MDPQPVSTSSWAQFWDAYELFRDPMLCALVAGSVLGFLGVYVVLRRMVFVSAAVTQSAGLGVALAFYAEIHLGMHVDPTVGAVALALVATMLLMMDPARLRLTRESLLGLAYAFTGGAAILVGDRISQEAHDIQGILFGTAVLVERPQLLAVTWAGALILFIHLWWFRGLTFASFDRIGAHVQGLPVRMLDAVLMISIGLMVGVSARALGALPVFAFSILSALAALMLDLRLPWTFLLSTLAGAISGLGGYLFAYFYNFPVGGSQTVLATAIVALAFGVRGVKQFVTRARA, from the coding sequence GTGGACCCACAGCCGGTTAGTACCTCCTCCTGGGCCCAGTTCTGGGACGCCTACGAGCTGTTCCGCGACCCCATGCTGTGCGCGCTCGTCGCCGGCAGCGTGCTGGGCTTCCTGGGCGTCTACGTGGTGCTGCGGCGCATGGTGTTCGTCAGCGCCGCGGTGACGCAGTCGGCGGGCCTGGGCGTGGCGCTCGCCTTCTACGCGGAGATCCACCTGGGCATGCACGTGGACCCCACGGTGGGCGCGGTGGCGCTCGCGCTGGTGGCCACGATGCTGTTGATGATGGACCCCGCGCGGCTGCGGCTCACGCGGGAAAGCCTGCTCGGCCTGGCCTATGCGTTCACGGGCGGCGCGGCCATCCTCGTGGGCGACCGCATCTCCCAGGAGGCCCATGACATCCAGGGCATCCTCTTCGGCACGGCGGTGCTCGTGGAGCGCCCCCAACTGCTCGCGGTCACGTGGGCGGGCGCCCTCATCCTCTTCATCCACCTGTGGTGGTTCCGCGGCCTCACCTTCGCCAGCTTCGATCGCATCGGCGCGCACGTGCAGGGGCTGCCGGTGCGCATGCTCGACGCGGTGTTGATGATCTCCATCGGCCTGATGGTGGGCGTGTCGGCGCGAGCCCTCGGCGCGCTGCCGGTGTTCGCCTTCTCCATCCTCTCGGCGCTCGCCGCGCTGATGTTGGATCTGCGCCTGCCGTGGACCTTCCTGTTGTCCACGCTCGCGGGCGCCATCTCGGGCCTGGGCGGCTACCTCTTCGCCTACTTCTACAACTTCCCCGTGGGTGGCTCGCAGACGGTGCTCGCCACCGCGATCGTGGCGCTGGCCTTCGGGGTGCGCGGCGTGAAGCAGTTCGTCACCCGCGCGCGGGCCTGA
- a CDS encoding metal ABC transporter substrate-binding protein: MNPFRFLAALSAALCCLLSLPAHADLKVVASLPDLAALAKAVGGEHVQVTAMALSTQDPHFVDARPNLALELNRADLLLSVGLELEIGWLPTLQNGARNQRILSSGPGFLDVSQFVVNKREVPQTPTDRSNGDVHPGGNPHYLYDPNIGLTVAQGIAEKMIALDAKNAEAYRANLAKFTDELKKAIPAWEQRLAGLKGTPVVAYHRTTAYLSGWLGFDTIAYLEPKPGIPPTPAHVAQVLAQARQRKARMVLREEYYPASTSKLVADKIPAPLVVLPGGTNFRGGETYLRHIEDVVSRLEKGLKGQGT, encoded by the coding sequence ATGAACCCCTTCCGATTCCTCGCGGCCCTGAGCGCCGCCCTCTGCTGCCTGCTGTCCCTCCCCGCCCACGCCGACCTGAAGGTGGTCGCCTCGTTGCCCGACCTCGCCGCGCTCGCCAAGGCCGTGGGCGGCGAGCACGTCCAGGTCACCGCCATGGCGCTGTCCACCCAGGATCCCCACTTCGTGGACGCCCGGCCCAACCTGGCGCTCGAGCTCAACCGCGCCGATCTGCTGCTCTCCGTCGGCCTGGAACTGGAGATCGGCTGGTTGCCCACGCTCCAGAATGGCGCGCGCAATCAGCGCATCCTCTCCAGTGGCCCCGGCTTCCTGGACGTGTCCCAGTTCGTCGTCAACAAGCGCGAGGTGCCCCAGACGCCCACGGACCGCAGCAATGGGGACGTGCACCCGGGCGGCAACCCGCACTACCTCTATGATCCGAACATCGGCCTCACGGTCGCCCAGGGCATCGCCGAGAAGATGATCGCCCTGGACGCGAAGAACGCGGAGGCCTACCGCGCCAACCTGGCGAAGTTCACCGATGAGCTGAAGAAGGCCATCCCCGCCTGGGAGCAGCGTCTGGCCGGCCTCAAGGGCACGCCCGTCGTCGCCTACCACCGGACCACGGCCTACCTGTCCGGGTGGCTGGGCTTCGACACCATCGCCTACCTCGAGCCCAAGCCCGGCATTCCCCCCACGCCCGCCCACGTGGCCCAGGTGCTCGCGCAGGCCCGCCAGCGCAAGGCGCGGATGGTGTTGCGCGAGGAGTACTACCCCGCCAGCACCTCCAAGCTGGTGGCGGACAAGATCCCCGCCCCCCTCGTCGTGCTCCCGGGCGGCACCAACTTCCGGGGAGGAGAGACGTACCTCCGGCACATCGAGGACGTGGTGAGCCGGCTGGAGAAGGGCCTGAAGGGCCAGGGGACCTGA
- a CDS encoding FAD-binding oxidoreductase has product MSLPSERTFPRPDPSLMERAHTALVAVLSAGQVRRDAPTLESYARDESDSGVYPPDLVVFPEDTAQVSAVFRTCQALGVPFTPCGARSGKSGGSLPLRGGVAVSLERMNRILSVSVEDLTAVAQPGVITGDFMKAVEAQGLFYPPDPNSWEFCTLGGNVAENAGGPRALKYGVTRDYIIGLEWVLPSGEVLRVGRRTLKGVAGYDLVGLFVGSEGTLGVATEITVQLVPRPRYVKTALVVFDSVYAAAHAITAVLTAGILPRTLELLDDTALHAVRHRGFPFPEGAGAAVIAEVDGNVEEGLFAELTQLGEICEREGAREVLVAQDESQRERLWTARRLVSPALRALKPHKISEDIAVPRSRIPDIIRALKDMGEELGLLVATYGHAGDGNLHANLLYDGPHQRALVEKGIQRMLELTVAMGGTITGEHGVGHAKREYLAMEQAEGVLALQRRLKEFFDPSGLLNPEKIFPAPKWP; this is encoded by the coding sequence ATGAGCTTGCCCTCGGAGCGTACCTTTCCGAGACCCGATCCCTCGCTGATGGAGCGAGCCCACACGGCGCTGGTGGCGGTGCTGTCCGCGGGTCAGGTGCGCCGCGACGCGCCCACCCTGGAGAGCTACGCCCGGGACGAGTCCGACTCGGGCGTCTATCCCCCGGATCTCGTGGTGTTTCCCGAGGATACGGCCCAGGTGTCCGCGGTCTTCCGGACCTGTCAGGCGCTCGGTGTGCCCTTCACTCCCTGTGGGGCGCGCAGTGGCAAGAGCGGCGGCTCGCTGCCCCTGCGAGGCGGCGTGGCGGTGAGTCTGGAGCGGATGAACCGCATCCTCTCGGTGTCGGTGGAGGACCTGACGGCGGTGGCGCAGCCGGGCGTCATCACCGGCGATTTCATGAAGGCGGTGGAGGCCCAGGGGCTCTTCTATCCACCGGACCCGAACTCCTGGGAGTTCTGCACGCTGGGCGGCAACGTGGCGGAGAACGCCGGAGGCCCGAGGGCGCTCAAGTACGGCGTCACCCGGGACTACATCATCGGCCTGGAGTGGGTGCTGCCCTCGGGCGAGGTGCTGCGGGTGGGCCGCCGCACGCTCAAGGGGGTGGCGGGCTACGATCTGGTGGGCCTGTTCGTGGGCTCGGAGGGCACGCTGGGGGTGGCCACGGAGATCACCGTCCAGCTCGTGCCCCGGCCCCGGTACGTGAAGACGGCCCTCGTCGTCTTCGACTCGGTGTACGCCGCCGCGCACGCCATCACCGCCGTCCTGACGGCGGGGATCCTCCCCCGAACGTTGGAGCTCCTCGATGACACGGCCCTTCACGCCGTGCGTCATCGCGGCTTTCCCTTCCCGGAGGGAGCCGGGGCGGCCGTCATCGCCGAGGTGGATGGCAACGTGGAGGAGGGCTTGTTCGCGGAGCTCACGCAACTCGGGGAGATCTGCGAGCGGGAGGGGGCGCGGGAGGTGCTCGTGGCCCAGGACGAGTCCCAACGAGAGAGGCTGTGGACGGCGCGCCGCCTGGTCTCCCCGGCTCTCCGGGCCTTGAAGCCGCACAAGATTTCCGAGGACATCGCCGTTCCCCGCTCCCGCATTCCCGACATCATCCGGGCGCTCAAGGACATGGGCGAGGAGCTTGGCCTGCTCGTCGCCACCTACGGCCACGCGGGAGACGGCAACCTGCACGCCAACCTCCTCTACGACGGTCCGCACCAGCGCGCGCTCGTGGAGAAGGGCATTCAACGGATGTTGGAGCTCACCGTCGCCATGGGAGGAACCATCACAGGCGAGCATGGTGTGGGACATGCCAAGCGGGAATATCTGGCGATGGAACAAGCCGAAGGTGTCCTCGCCCTGCAACGCCGGCTGAAGGAATTCTTCGACCCTTCAGGGCTGCTGAATCCGGAGAAGATCTTTCCAGCGCCCAAGTGGCCGTGA